tttatttttgttccTGTTGTATGTACGatgtttttaaaatgaaGACTAtccattaatatatataattattaaatgtaTTTCTGTTATACTCTAAATGccatattatttattataatttttattagaataattatatattcgAAATATTTGTTACTTATTTCTATTTATGTTTCTctctattttaaaaaatttctttttttaccATTTCTTTAATTTCTTAATACGactttcattaattttttttttattttttcttatattattatttatgttaAGTAAAATTATTGCATTAATTTTCTTTGATTTATAATATCAAATTTCATTATGATGATTTTATCAAATCATCATTAAAATATACCtatcattttaatttatatttccataattataattattttcatatttatttttactttcttGCATAGGAATTTCATAGCCAATGCTTTAATATATAGGAATATCTGcatgtatataaaataaattttatttctctATATTACTAAAATGTAAATTTGAAATCAAAACATTTTTAAGTCAGTATTAAAATTCTTATGATTTATATTCAAACTCACTTCCGTAACAATTGAAACATAAATTCcttcataaatatatgaattttatattttaatttaatttttttttttttaacttatttttgattatcttattttttgttaagtATTATTGCATGTGTGCAAattctattatatttttattttattttactaaaatttaattcataaaattattatataattacttTGAAGTTCAGTTTTTTTACATTGTCGTCATTGTTATATTAGTTGTAACTTGATTTGggcatatttttataataatatataaatatatgtgttttatatatttttattttgttatttttaatgttttttacttatatattattatttgtatattaAAATGTTGTTGCATGTTcaattttaattcatttttatttcttcatttgcCTACAAAATAGCCATTATATTATTGTTATGCCATCAATTATATATAACTATTAAAATTGCTACAAAGTATGATGTTgctttatttactttttaacataattaatattatataattgtaattttattaattctaaGAACAGTAATATTATAACAACCTTTTTATATGTGTTTTCTTGATCAtccttaaatattttattttttttttatttctttaaaatttttttttttttatttacttaaaaccataatttttatttataaaattctttaatattGATGATTTCTATTCAATTTGTCATgttaaaaaatttctaaattctttatttataaatatataaataaaatcaagaatttaaaaaaaatatatttctacaTAAacatattaagaaaaaaattacaaaataataataaataaaaagaaaaataaatacatcttatattaattttaaaaatggcGCTTCTATATAACACAGGATGTAGTAATTCTGAAGAAGACTTTACTAATTGTAAGGTTAATACATGTTTGATAAGAAGAGGTAAATTTCATACTTTACACTGTGTTCCTACATTTGAGGATGTTGATGTAGAATATCCTTCAGATGATATTTCAAAGagcattttaaaaaatatatttaaatatgaatCTTCTTATCTATCTAAAGTAGAAAAATCTAAAATAACTATTTTATCAAACAATAAGGATGATggtattttgtttttatatgatttttaTCTTCGTATTAATCATTTCGGAGACCTTTATACGAATAATCATGCCGGAACATTTTTATGCCGTATTAAAAAGGTAAAccaaaaaataactttatgtGAAGTAGTGAGTTCAAATAATATAGGAAAGACTCTTTCATTTCATTCTTTTGatatttctaataaaaaaagcgaaaaaagtaaaattggTTTAAATAGTATACAAAATCCCAAGCACTTTGATTTAAgacataaatataaagatgTTCATATAAGTAGAGATAAATGCCATTATGTAACAATTGGAAGTAGTTCGGAACAAATTTGTAGATACTCTATATGCACAAAGGATGATAATAATCACTTATCATGTATAGATGCAAAATTTAATGGaaaattaattcatttaCAAGATCATCCCCCATATAGCAAAGAAGATACAGACTATGTATATCTCCCAAATAGTTGTGTGAAAGATAATTTCATTGATAATTGTACTccttatttttgtaaaattaaaagttcAGATGATTTATATCAATGTGAAGGTATGGAAATGAGTgccataaaaaaaataaaaccaCATTCAGAAGAATTAATGAGATTAGAAAAACATGTAGCTACACCCCATAAAGAATATTCTCTTTCATCTACTTATTTAGCAGCGTCCTTTTTACCTTTCTTAGTTTTGTTCTTTTTTGTGGGATGTTACTTGTATACAATTTTCAAAAGAAACAGAAGAAAAGtaagttattaaaaaaaattatcggTATATAAACGCtcctattatatatatactatatttttatatttattctattttttaatgcaaaaaaaatgaaaatgcaaataaaaatatgtgtaTCTTATgtgtattaaataaattctatatatatatttcgcTTTATTTAGAAAATCATATCTAAATCTAAGGGACCATAATTACTGCCATTATTAAAAAGATGAAATGTTCTTACTtgtaaatatgtatatataattaataatagtaaGTTTAAATTTTTCAGTTTCAAATATCCATTGGAATCCCTATCTACAACTAGTTACTATAGCCATTTAATTCTAAaccataaaaaaaaaaattacatatatatatatatataatatcaattaaaaacattattAACCTTCTATAAAATAATGATTGATATGAAAAACAATGAATTAGTCATGCATTTGctagttttaaaaaaataataaaaaagaatttttttttagatattttTGCTAAACtcattttattcatttaaaaaaaaaaaaaagaaatttgttttatttttatgagaaaataaatgaaggaatttctaaaaattttatataaaatgtttGTCATCAAATCAAGTAAATTTTAACACAGTAAAATTAttctatctttttttataatgagataaacaaaaagaatttctcttttgtatatatttagtttttattagtctttttttataatttgtctttacataataattttaatgagaatttaactttttaataaaattaaagatatattttctattaaagtaaataaatactTCTGAAAAAATTACTCTGTtatgtaaattatatatatataaaaattaacataTTGGAAGCATAAATATCTTTTGTAACAAGCTAAATCAGTAGAGGCAtatctatattttctttattaatttgatcATTGAGTACTTGATTTATTGATTTATTTGCttaaaactttaaaaaatacattaaaaggacatttaataaatcaaatatggaattgaaattaaaattttcatatgcTCAGATTCTCCAAAtgctatatatattttttttgtatataaagaagtttatattttttgtataataagaaatataaaggaaaaaatttaaaaaaaaagtgatacATAAGATCTACTTCAATTTATGATGTTCGTCGTTATccaaaaagaaacaaaattGAATGAATAaactaatttttattaatttaatataataaaattaatgtttCATTAGTAATTTTagcattaaattattattaatttgtttttattgccgaatttatttat
This Plasmodium relictum strain SGS1 genome assembly, contig: PRELSG_00_v1_442, whole genome shotgun sequence DNA region includes the following protein-coding sequences:
- a CDS encoding fam-e protein; the protein is MALLYNTGCSNSEEDFTNCKVNTCLIRRGKFHTLHCVPTFEDVDVEYPSDDISKSILKNIFKYESSYLSKVEKSKITILSNNKDDGILFLYDFYLRINHFGDLYTNNHAGTFLCRIKKVNQKITLCEVVSSNNIGKTLSFHSFDISNKKSEKSKIGLNSIQNPKHFDLRHKYKDVHISRDKCHYVTIGSSSEQICRYSICTKDDNNHLSCIDAKFNGKLIHLQDHPPYSKEDTDYVYLPNSCVKDNFIDNCTPYFCKIKSSDDLYQCEGMEMSAIKKIKPHSEELMRLEKHVATPHKEYSLSSTYLAASFLPFLVLFFFVGCYLYTIFKRNRRKKIISKSKGP